In Streptomyces alboniger, the following are encoded in one genomic region:
- a CDS encoding site-specific DNA-methyltransferase — MGTSGRLSLTWINKDRSLISTRDGGYEWVNRDDFRVTETRLLRDVATVGEVHDDLKRAADNLLIQGDNGDALRALSRLPEFADEYRGKVKLAYIDPPFNTGQAFDHYKDGVEHSVWLTMMRDRILLIRDLLAPDGSIWVHLDDSEGAYARVLLDEIFGRSCFAGTVIWRSTDNSNNDAKTFSVDHNVIHVYGKSPGWLTNRVARREDQSGHYSNPDNDPRGPWFDGNPLGSPNPRKNLQYEIVSPQGHVIRCPPNGWRWARETLNEKMATGEIRFTPDGKGIRRRTYLLEQGGLPPSTLWADIEETGSNRKAKAELKRIFRGKPTAELFKTPKPESLLRKVLEIATQPGDVVLDCFGGSGTTAAVAHKMGRRWILTERESGTVDKFIRPRLDCIVNGEEPGGISKAVGWEKGGGFRHLEVAPSMYERMGNRLLLAPWVVGDAFAETACAQIPGFELEPGSESPFVGRKGRRRLAVVDGLVAESTVQSIVEALCENESVLIVAKSYLREAASLLEKLSPGSRIKKAPQDLLDMKGRVLR; from the coding sequence ATGGGCACCTCGGGGCGTCTCAGCCTGACTTGGATCAACAAAGACAGGTCGCTCATCAGCACGCGGGACGGCGGCTATGAGTGGGTCAACCGGGACGACTTTCGGGTGACCGAGACACGCCTCCTCCGCGATGTGGCGACTGTGGGCGAGGTGCATGACGACCTCAAACGTGCTGCGGACAATCTGCTGATCCAGGGGGACAATGGGGACGCACTACGGGCGCTCTCCAGGCTCCCTGAATTCGCGGACGAGTACCGCGGCAAGGTGAAACTGGCGTATATCGACCCACCATTCAACACGGGTCAGGCGTTCGACCATTACAAGGATGGCGTCGAGCACTCAGTCTGGCTGACGATGATGCGCGACCGGATTCTCCTGATCCGAGACCTGCTAGCGCCTGATGGGAGTATCTGGGTCCACCTCGACGATAGCGAGGGGGCCTATGCACGGGTGCTTCTCGATGAGATTTTTGGGCGATCGTGCTTCGCGGGAACCGTCATCTGGAGATCCACGGATAACAGTAATAATGACGCGAAGACGTTCTCCGTGGACCACAATGTGATTCACGTGTACGGGAAGTCTCCGGGCTGGCTAACGAATCGAGTTGCTCGGCGAGAGGATCAGTCTGGACATTATTCAAATCCGGACAATGACCCTCGCGGCCCCTGGTTTGACGGGAATCCGCTTGGTTCGCCGAACCCACGAAAGAACCTTCAGTACGAAATCGTGTCGCCGCAGGGGCATGTGATCCGCTGTCCCCCGAACGGCTGGCGGTGGGCACGGGAGACACTGAACGAGAAAATGGCTACTGGGGAGATCCGGTTCACTCCGGATGGCAAAGGAATCCGACGGCGTACGTATCTACTGGAGCAGGGCGGGCTTCCGCCGTCGACGCTTTGGGCCGACATCGAAGAAACCGGAAGTAATCGCAAGGCGAAGGCAGAGCTGAAACGGATTTTCCGGGGGAAACCGACAGCCGAACTATTCAAGACACCGAAGCCGGAGTCATTGCTGCGAAAGGTTCTTGAGATCGCGACTCAGCCCGGTGACGTCGTCCTCGACTGTTTCGGTGGTTCCGGGACGACCGCCGCTGTGGCGCACAAGATGGGTCGGCGTTGGATCTTGACCGAGCGCGAGTCGGGGACAGTCGACAAATTCATTCGTCCGCGGCTTGACTGCATCGTCAACGGCGAGGAGCCCGGCGGGATTTCGAAGGCGGTCGGCTGGGAAAAGGGTGGAGGCTTCCGTCATCTCGAAGTTGCCCCCTCCATGTATGAGCGCATGGGTAATCGGCTACTCCTCGCCCCGTGGGTGGTCGGCGACGCCTTCGCTGAGACCGCCTGTGCGCAGATCCCTGGCTTCGAACTGGAGCCTGGCTCCGAGTCGCCGTTTGTCGGTCGAAAGGGGCGACGGCGTCTGGCGGTCGTCGATGGGCTTGTTGCCGAGAGCACAGTCCAGTCGATCGTTGAGGCGTTGTGTGAGAACGAGAGCGTTCTCATCGTGGCCAAGAGTTACCTGCGTGAGGCGGCAAGCCTCCTAGAGAAGCTCAGCCCTGGCTCGCGCATCAAGAAGGCCCCCCAGGACCTGTTGGACATGAAGGGACGTGTGCTGCGTTGA
- a CDS encoding DEAD/DEAH box helicase family protein, whose product MSWITYDQAAIEDLATRMELRDPNRRAVAKVVEEIQAGEGREVVCDLATGVGKTYICRGLIDYLADQGVRNILIVTPGRTIQRKTLANFDPGHPKFVPGADHEPIVITPENYAGGRVGDAMRDPDVLKVFIFNVQLLTKPTIKTSRSTYETDEFIGTALYDHLRSVEDLVIIADEHHVYRSDAKKFHEAVRDLKPRALVGLTATPDETDRKVPGRVVFQYSLAEAIADQLVKIPVIVYREDGHNDVRTQLADACHLRKVKEETTRDWAERNGRPMVNPVLFVVCQSIEEATESAAILAGPGFIDEPGAVLQITSGSKDDALEALAGIEEPDSPVRAVVSVDMLKEGWDVKNISVIVARRALASQTLTEQILGRGLRLPYGERVGFSMVDCVDIIAHESYRRLLDSKEALLEHTLPQRAETGGTPGAGTSIATTSGGERSLPAYRETETQGMLTFTAEAPVRDGGFGTEASEAVYLGMADMEHRLAEAGVEKEKAQQVMKPAEGAPPITFPSKRLLEKPDTYSLAFVNSEAVAEKGKVFKHEIEVELKRKALNASRGLDGTVTVEAQDQKSAVATQRSWPISKVREDLEERILNLPQLKLTADEVEAAQELVHTFLGAAIEVDAEDSTPWEEARAELALTQLERLVVSSFKQKLATVEHEIVKVTVPPPAQPWPGQTMPQMQMTDKVIRGMGYTGWGSSILPVVHFDALSTEVKLARLMDVSPKVEWWLRLESQSGTFIQLDNGARYFPDFIAIDKDGVHWLVEGKSNAESSSESVLAKKAAAVSWAKEVTELKQFGTWKYLFATEEHLSQSNSWDTLLTVTGARG is encoded by the coding sequence TTGAGCTGGATCACATACGACCAGGCCGCGATCGAGGACCTGGCGACTCGTATGGAGCTGCGGGACCCCAACCGTCGCGCCGTGGCCAAGGTCGTCGAGGAGATCCAGGCGGGGGAGGGGCGAGAGGTGGTCTGCGACCTGGCAACCGGCGTGGGTAAGACGTACATCTGCCGGGGCCTCATCGACTACCTGGCGGATCAAGGTGTTCGCAACATCCTGATTGTCACGCCGGGGCGGACCATTCAGAGGAAGACGCTGGCCAACTTCGACCCTGGACACCCCAAGTTCGTGCCAGGCGCCGACCACGAGCCCATCGTCATCACACCGGAGAATTATGCTGGCGGCCGTGTTGGCGACGCAATGCGTGATCCGGATGTGTTGAAGGTCTTCATTTTCAACGTCCAGCTGCTGACCAAGCCAACCATCAAGACCTCGCGCAGTACATACGAGACTGACGAGTTCATCGGTACCGCTCTGTACGACCACCTGCGTTCGGTCGAAGACTTGGTGATCATTGCCGATGAGCATCACGTGTACCGGAGCGATGCGAAGAAGTTCCATGAGGCGGTCCGCGATCTCAAGCCGCGGGCGCTTGTGGGCTTGACGGCGACTCCTGACGAAACAGACCGTAAGGTGCCTGGCAGGGTTGTCTTCCAATACTCGCTTGCCGAGGCCATCGCAGACCAACTCGTCAAGATTCCCGTCATCGTCTACCGCGAAGACGGGCACAACGACGTGCGCACACAACTGGCCGACGCTTGCCATCTGCGCAAGGTGAAGGAGGAGACCACGCGGGATTGGGCTGAGAGGAATGGGCGGCCCATGGTCAACCCAGTCCTCTTCGTGGTCTGCCAGAGCATTGAGGAAGCCACCGAGAGCGCCGCGATCCTGGCTGGCCCGGGATTCATCGACGAACCCGGCGCGGTGTTGCAGATCACCTCCGGCAGCAAGGATGACGCGCTCGAAGCTCTCGCCGGCATCGAGGAGCCCGACTCTCCGGTGCGGGCCGTGGTTTCCGTCGATATGTTGAAGGAGGGATGGGACGTCAAGAACATCAGCGTGATCGTTGCGCGACGTGCTCTCGCTTCTCAGACCCTCACTGAGCAGATCCTTGGCCGCGGTCTTCGGCTTCCTTACGGCGAGCGCGTCGGATTCTCGATGGTCGACTGCGTCGACATCATTGCTCACGAGTCGTACCGGAGGCTTCTGGACTCGAAGGAAGCCCTTCTGGAGCACACCCTTCCGCAGAGGGCGGAGACAGGCGGGACTCCGGGCGCTGGCACGAGCATCGCAACCACGTCTGGTGGTGAACGCTCTCTGCCCGCTTACCGTGAGACCGAGACGCAAGGGATGCTGACGTTCACCGCCGAGGCCCCTGTCCGGGATGGCGGGTTCGGCACCGAGGCATCCGAGGCGGTCTACCTCGGTATGGCCGACATGGAACATCGGCTTGCGGAAGCTGGGGTGGAGAAGGAGAAGGCCCAGCAGGTCATGAAGCCTGCGGAAGGGGCACCGCCCATTACGTTCCCCAGTAAGCGCCTGTTGGAGAAGCCGGACACCTACAGCTTGGCCTTCGTCAACTCCGAAGCTGTGGCCGAGAAGGGGAAGGTGTTCAAGCACGAGATAGAGGTGGAGCTGAAGCGCAAGGCGCTGAACGCTTCGCGTGGGCTTGACGGCACCGTGACCGTGGAAGCGCAGGACCAGAAGTCCGCCGTGGCGACTCAGCGTAGCTGGCCGATCTCGAAGGTCAGGGAGGACCTGGAAGAGCGGATTCTCAATCTTCCGCAGTTGAAGCTCACGGCTGACGAGGTCGAGGCCGCGCAGGAGCTTGTGCATACGTTCCTCGGCGCGGCGATCGAGGTTGATGCAGAGGACAGCACGCCTTGGGAAGAGGCTCGTGCGGAGCTGGCTCTGACGCAGTTGGAGAGGCTTGTGGTCTCCAGCTTCAAGCAGAAGCTCGCAACGGTCGAGCACGAGATCGTGAAGGTGACTGTCCCGCCTCCTGCCCAGCCGTGGCCGGGGCAGACGATGCCTCAGATGCAGATGACCGACAAGGTGATCCGGGGCATGGGGTATACGGGCTGGGGTAGCTCGATTCTGCCGGTCGTTCATTTCGACGCGCTGTCCACCGAAGTCAAGCTGGCCAGGCTGATGGATGTCAGCCCCAAGGTCGAGTGGTGGCTGCGGCTTGAGTCGCAGAGCGGCACCTTCATCCAGCTCGACAATGGCGCTCGCTACTTCCCGGACTTCATCGCCATAGACAAAGACGGTGTGCACTGGCTCGTCGAGGGCAAGTCCAACGCCGAGTCTTCCAGCGAATCGGTCCTTGCGAAGAAGGCCGCCGCTGTGTCGTGGGCGAAGGAAGTGACCGAACTTAAGCAGTTCGGGACTTGGAAGTACCTGTTCGCCACCGAGGAACATCTGAGCCAGTCGAACAGCTGGGACACTCTACTGACCGTCACTGGTGCCCGAGGGTAG
- a CDS encoding DUF234 domain-containing protein, with protein MIPLIERGRGDLALERIERSWTTWRVRAVEPLIRESLLRLMANDEWPETEAIGGWWNRQNNPRSTSSGHTASRWPGRCTSSGRSKWLENQPFGRHEYDALVRDVLDVPGAGPDTPLVAVSRCGVAGNLPHSAHWGPEDLVRTWQPR; from the coding sequence GTGATCCCGCTCATCGAGCGCGGCCGTGGTGACTTGGCGTTGGAACGGATTGAGCGGTCGTGGACCACTTGGCGCGTTCGAGCGGTCGAGCCGCTGATCCGCGAATCCCTGCTGCGTCTGATGGCCAACGACGAGTGGCCTGAGACCGAGGCCATCGGCGGTTGGTGGAACCGTCAGAACAACCCGAGATCGACCTCGTCGGGTCATACCGCGAGCCGGTGGCCAGGCAGGTGCACTTCGTCGGGTCGGTCAAAGTGGCTGGAGAACCAGCCGTTTGGCCGTCACGAGTACGACGCCTTGGTGCGTGACGTGTTGGATGTGCCTGGCGCCGGCCCGGATACTCCACTGGTCGCGGTCTCCCGCTGCGGGGTGGCGGGTAATCTGCCACATTCCGCTCACTGGGGACCGGAAGATCTTGTGCGCACATGGCAGCCCCGGTAG
- a CDS encoding type ISP restriction/modification enzyme: MKKLVEAFGSRWKLNSRLHPEFPLPEARVRPDYAVESGGRVTGFLELKAPSHDITPDGFTKRDREQWDFMRQLPNVLYTNGHTWCLYRGGRLPLRTVRFEGDLYRSGNRLRTADSDGAALRDLLRDFLGWQPEQITTVRRLVTSMAPLCQYLRAEVLEQLDIERRLPERAPARRRVHKPFTALAHHWGKVLLPSTDGQDPDRIFADRYTQTVAFALLLARTEGLHLAGRDLAAVASELQVENTVMGRALQLLTERVDTEFSRRLNTLVQVVDAVDWKAITKQRPDAHVHLYEDFLEEYDPKLRRRSGTYYTPPRLVRSMVRFTDTVLRTRLECAEGFADGRVTVIDPAMGTGTFLSEIIDTVAEQRARRGQGFRGEAVEQLAGRLIGFERQMAAYAVAQMRITQTLREQDTRTRLDDLRLHLADTLADPYERSSLFAFLPADDALVENSRQADWIKREQQVTVVIGNPPDRERAEGEGGWVEAGSEKEGIAPLLDAFRLRGRSGTQENKLKNLYVYFWRWATYKVFDQHRPKSHRGIVAFISTAGFLSGPGFRGMREYLRRTCSEGWIIDLSPEGIRPPVPTRLFPGVQQQLTIAVFVRAESDESPADIRYVALEGTGEQKFAKLEALTPDSAQWRPVRSAAQDPFTPAAEGDWDSYPALGDLLPWSVPGVLPKRTWVYSTDKDTLRDRWQRLAAERDVEEKRSLFRETHSRTIDRKVHPLPGSGVQRQSMMESSPVCPEPVPVAYRPFDRQWVIPDNRVLDRSSPDLWESRIPDQLRVVEQHSRKFGPGPAVIFSTLLPDHHCFDGRGGRVLSLLQKDGTPNVAPGLLQHLTNSYGSQKVSAMNLAAYIAAVTAHPDFTSRFGDELTTRGVRVPLTGDAALWSEALSIGRTVIWASTFGERFVDPQDGRPRGAGQVWETALPTVTYRKQVGRHELPERFHYDPDRLELRLGSGVFGPVSPGVRGYQVGGQNVLDGWLRRRSGPLSPKAGSELDRIRPNHWLPSWSEELQHVLAVLWHLVEAQPAQSLLLARILGSPLISVDELLRRGVLPVPERARRSAPAPIRDQTIPGTEGIELREPHAVRPIEPREDTPVADPSLRPHRSREPGSNRAYRKP, encoded by the coding sequence GTGAAGAAGCTCGTAGAGGCATTCGGTTCACGCTGGAAGTTGAACTCCCGCCTGCATCCCGAATTTCCTCTCCCAGAAGCGAGAGTTCGGCCCGACTACGCCGTGGAGAGCGGAGGGCGTGTCACTGGCTTTCTGGAGTTGAAGGCACCGAGCCACGACATCACGCCAGATGGTTTTACGAAACGTGACCGCGAGCAGTGGGATTTCATGCGGCAGCTTCCCAATGTCCTCTACACCAACGGACACACGTGGTGCTTGTACCGAGGTGGTCGACTTCCCCTACGGACAGTTCGGTTCGAAGGTGATCTGTACCGGTCCGGCAACCGGCTGCGCACGGCTGATTCGGATGGCGCCGCGTTGCGGGACCTGCTGCGCGATTTCCTCGGGTGGCAACCTGAACAGATCACCACCGTTCGTCGCTTGGTGACGTCCATGGCTCCACTGTGCCAATACCTTCGAGCGGAGGTATTGGAGCAACTCGACATCGAGCGACGGCTGCCAGAGCGCGCGCCGGCTCGGCGACGTGTCCACAAGCCCTTCACCGCGCTCGCTCATCACTGGGGAAAGGTCCTCCTCCCATCGACCGATGGGCAGGACCCAGATCGAATCTTCGCCGACCGTTACACGCAGACCGTCGCCTTTGCTTTGCTGCTTGCCCGTACCGAAGGACTGCATTTGGCAGGGCGCGATCTCGCAGCAGTGGCAAGTGAGTTGCAAGTCGAAAACACGGTCATGGGTCGCGCCCTGCAACTGCTGACGGAGAGGGTGGACACCGAGTTCTCCCGGCGTCTCAACACCTTGGTCCAAGTGGTGGACGCCGTCGACTGGAAGGCGATCACGAAGCAGCGCCCAGACGCTCACGTGCATCTCTACGAAGACTTCCTGGAGGAGTACGACCCCAAGCTGCGTAGACGTTCCGGTACCTACTACACCCCTCCGCGGCTCGTCCGTTCGATGGTCCGCTTCACCGACACCGTGCTGCGTACCCGACTCGAATGCGCGGAGGGCTTCGCCGACGGCCGGGTTACCGTCATCGATCCGGCGATGGGAACGGGGACTTTCCTCAGTGAAATCATCGATACGGTCGCCGAGCAGCGTGCCCGACGGGGGCAAGGTTTCCGTGGCGAAGCGGTCGAGCAGTTGGCAGGGCGACTCATAGGGTTCGAGCGGCAGATGGCGGCCTACGCGGTCGCGCAGATGAGGATCACCCAGACCCTTCGTGAGCAGGACACCCGTACGCGCCTGGATGACCTGCGACTTCACCTTGCCGACACCCTTGCAGACCCCTACGAGAGATCCTCACTCTTCGCATTCCTGCCTGCTGACGACGCATTGGTCGAGAACAGCCGACAAGCGGACTGGATCAAGCGGGAACAGCAAGTGACCGTCGTGATCGGCAATCCACCGGATCGTGAGAGGGCTGAAGGCGAGGGAGGGTGGGTGGAGGCGGGGTCGGAGAAGGAAGGTATCGCACCTCTCCTCGATGCCTTTCGGCTTCGAGGGAGAAGTGGCACTCAGGAGAATAAGCTCAAGAATCTCTATGTATATTTCTGGCGCTGGGCCACCTATAAAGTATTCGACCAGCACCGCCCGAAATCGCACCGAGGAATCGTCGCCTTCATCAGCACCGCGGGCTTCCTGAGTGGCCCGGGATTCCGAGGCATGCGGGAATATCTACGCCGTACGTGCTCGGAGGGTTGGATCATAGATCTCAGCCCGGAAGGTATCCGGCCTCCTGTGCCGACACGCCTCTTCCCTGGAGTTCAACAGCAGCTCACGATCGCCGTGTTCGTTCGCGCTGAGAGTGATGAGTCACCAGCCGACATTCGATATGTCGCTCTAGAGGGCACGGGCGAGCAGAAGTTCGCGAAGCTGGAAGCCCTTACTCCCGACAGTGCGCAATGGCGCCCCGTGCGTTCAGCTGCCCAGGATCCCTTTACACCCGCAGCGGAGGGTGATTGGGACAGCTATCCAGCGCTAGGTGACCTATTGCCGTGGTCGGTGCCCGGCGTGCTGCCGAAGCGTACGTGGGTCTATTCCACGGACAAAGACACGCTGCGAGATCGATGGCAGAGGCTCGCTGCGGAGAGGGACGTCGAGGAGAAGCGCTCGCTGTTCCGGGAGACGCACAGTCGAACCATCGACCGGAAGGTGCACCCTCTGCCTGGATCCGGGGTGCAGAGACAGTCGATGATGGAAAGTTCCCCTGTCTGCCCTGAACCGGTACCAGTCGCCTATCGCCCATTCGATCGGCAGTGGGTTATTCCAGACAACAGGGTGCTTGATAGAAGTTCACCGGACCTGTGGGAGAGCCGGATTCCGGACCAGTTGCGAGTAGTTGAGCAACATTCCAGAAAGTTCGGCCCTGGGCCTGCTGTGATCTTCTCGACTCTGTTGCCCGACCATCATTGCTTCGATGGCAGAGGTGGTCGGGTTCTGTCCCTTCTTCAGAAGGATGGCACGCCCAATGTGGCCCCCGGTCTGCTCCAGCACCTGACCAACTCCTATGGCTCCCAGAAGGTCTCCGCGATGAATCTGGCTGCGTACATTGCAGCCGTCACTGCCCATCCCGACTTCACATCACGGTTCGGGGACGAACTGACTACGCGCGGTGTTCGAGTTCCGCTCACGGGTGATGCCGCTCTGTGGTCGGAAGCGCTCTCTATCGGCAGGACCGTGATCTGGGCCTCGACCTTTGGCGAACGTTTCGTCGATCCGCAGGATGGGCGGCCCCGGGGCGCTGGCCAGGTCTGGGAAACGGCACTGCCGACCGTCACGTATCGCAAGCAGGTCGGTAGACATGAGTTGCCCGAGCGATTCCATTACGATCCCGACCGTCTCGAGCTGCGTCTCGGTAGTGGTGTCTTCGGACCGGTATCGCCTGGAGTGCGTGGGTACCAGGTCGGCGGGCAGAACGTACTTGACGGCTGGCTTCGGCGGCGAAGCGGTCCCCTGTCACCCAAGGCGGGCAGTGAGCTGGACCGTATACGCCCGAACCATTGGCTCCCTTCTTGGAGTGAAGAACTCCAACATGTACTGGCAGTTTTGTGGCACCTGGTCGAGGCGCAGCCCGCTCAATCCCTTTTGCTCGCCCGCATCCTTGGTTCCCCACTGATCAGTGTGGATGAGCTTCTCAGGCGCGGAGTCCTTCCCGTACCCGAACGCGCTCGCCGTTCAGCTCCGGCTCCCATACGTGACCAAACCATCCCAGGGACTGAGGGCATCGAACTGCGGGAGCCGCATGCAGTCAGACCGATCGAGCCGCGGGAGGACACTCCGGTGGCAGATCCATCCCTACGGCCACATAGGAGCAGGGAACCCGGCAGTAATCGGGCGTACCGGAAGCCATAG
- a CDS encoding cold-shock protein — MASGTVKWFNAAKGFGFIEQDGGGADVFAHFSNIAAQGFRELLEGQKVTFDIMPSQKGPTAENIIPV, encoded by the coding sequence ATGGCATCCGGCACTGTGAAGTGGTTCAACGCGGCCAAGGGTTTCGGCTTCATCGAGCAGGACGGTGGCGGCGCCGATGTGTTCGCCCACTTCTCGAACATCGCCGCCCAGGGCTTCCGTGAGCTGCTCGAAGGTCAGAAGGTCACCTTCGACATCATGCCGAGTCAGAAGGGTCCGACGGCCGAGAATATTATTCCCGTCTGA